The Fulvivirga ligni genome window below encodes:
- a CDS encoding transporter, with translation MKHKFITLRYFIIIFSLSTSLSFAQESETIITDRPDQTEASQLTPKGWVQIETGFLIENDKSDGIKTREIVYNTTLLKYGISDRIELRIIQEFLGSEINGDQVASGAGPLAIGARFALAEEDGICPQIAFIGHINYRTGDQDYRPDQVAPDFRFTFAHTLSETFSLGYNLGAEWNGYDAVATGIYTLSLAASLSDKLGAFVEVYGFLPTGQEKNHRFDGGITYLISNNLQFDVSGGFGISKISPDNFISTGLSWRFGK, from the coding sequence ATGAAACACAAATTTATAACCCTTAGATATTTTATTATCATTTTTTCACTATCCACATCTTTGAGTTTTGCTCAAGAGAGTGAAACAATAATCACTGACAGGCCTGATCAAACCGAGGCATCTCAGCTCACCCCTAAAGGCTGGGTGCAGATAGAAACAGGATTCCTGATAGAGAACGATAAGTCTGATGGCATTAAAACCCGTGAGATCGTATATAATACCACACTTTTAAAATACGGTATCTCAGACCGCATCGAACTGCGGATCATTCAAGAATTTTTAGGCTCAGAAATTAACGGAGACCAGGTAGCCAGCGGAGCCGGACCTCTAGCCATAGGCGCAAGATTTGCCTTAGCCGAAGAGGATGGTATCTGTCCACAAATAGCGTTTATTGGTCACATCAATTATAGAACAGGTGACCAGGATTACAGGCCAGATCAAGTAGCACCGGACTTCAGGTTTACGTTTGCTCACACCCTTAGTGAGACGTTTTCGCTCGGCTATAACTTAGGAGCAGAGTGGAATGGTTATGACGCTGTAGCTACGGGAATATACACCTTATCATTGGCCGCGAGCCTTTCCGATAAGTTAGGTGCATTTGTGGAAGTTTATGGATTCTTACCTACAGGGCAAGAAAAGAATCATCGTTTCGATGGTGGTATAACATATTTGATTTCAAATAATCTTCAATTTGATGTGTCAGGTGGATTTGGCATATCTAAGATCTCACCTGATAACTTTATCAGTACTGGTCTATCCTGGAGGTTTGGAAAATAA
- a CDS encoding YifB family Mg chelatase-like AAA ATPase translates to MLAKAFGAAVYGVDARIITIEVNVGQGTKFHMSGLPDSAVKESEHRVESAIKFHRFRMPRQKVVVNLAPADIKKEGSAYDLPIALSILQASDQIQAKHLSQYVIMGELSLDGELRPIKGVLPIAIEARKNKFKGFILPKENAREAAIVNDLDIIGVDNIKEAVDFFEEDLQIEPLKIDTRDVFMAELNNYDFDFKDVQGQENIKRALEIAAAGGHNAIMIGPPGAGKTMLAKRLSSILPPLSLHEALETTKIHSVAGKLGAEASLISTRPYRAPHHTISDVALVGGGGNPQPGEISLAHNGVLFLDELPEFKRTVLEVMRQPMEERRVTISRARISLDYPANFMLIASMNPCPCGYYNHPEKECVCAPGVVQRYLSKVSGPLLDRIDLHVEVTPVSFDEMTANRKTESSEDIRTRVIKARERQIQRFEDKQHIHCNAMMPSQMVKDVCEINEAGRKLLKTAMEKLGLSARAYDRILKVSRTIADLADADQIRIEHLAEAIQYRSLDREGWAG, encoded by the coding sequence ATGTTGGCAAAGGCTTTTGGAGCGGCAGTTTACGGAGTCGATGCACGGATCATTACCATTGAGGTAAATGTAGGTCAGGGAACTAAATTCCATATGAGTGGCCTGCCAGATAGTGCAGTAAAGGAAAGTGAACACCGCGTAGAGTCAGCCATCAAATTTCACAGGTTTAGAATGCCACGCCAAAAGGTGGTAGTAAATCTGGCACCCGCCGATATAAAGAAGGAGGGTAGTGCCTATGACTTACCCATAGCGCTAAGCATATTACAAGCATCAGATCAAATACAGGCCAAGCACCTTTCTCAATATGTGATTATGGGTGAGCTTTCGCTAGATGGAGAGCTCAGGCCGATCAAAGGCGTACTACCCATAGCAATTGAGGCCAGGAAGAACAAGTTCAAAGGCTTTATATTACCCAAAGAAAATGCTCGAGAGGCGGCCATAGTTAATGATCTTGATATCATTGGGGTGGATAATATTAAAGAGGCCGTTGATTTCTTTGAAGAAGACCTTCAGATAGAGCCGCTGAAAATAGACACACGTGATGTGTTTATGGCCGAGCTAAATAATTATGACTTTGATTTTAAAGATGTTCAGGGTCAGGAAAACATTAAAAGGGCGTTAGAAATAGCAGCAGCTGGTGGTCATAATGCTATTATGATTGGCCCTCCTGGGGCTGGTAAAACCATGTTAGCCAAGAGGTTATCATCTATACTGCCGCCTTTATCACTTCATGAAGCACTGGAAACTACCAAGATTCATTCTGTAGCAGGTAAGCTAGGCGCAGAGGCTAGCCTCATATCCACCAGACCTTATCGTGCACCTCATCATACCATAAGCGACGTGGCCCTGGTTGGCGGTGGCGGAAATCCTCAGCCTGGTGAGATTTCGCTGGCTCATAATGGTGTGTTGTTTCTGGATGAACTTCCGGAATTTAAGCGTACTGTATTAGAGGTTATGCGTCAGCCTATGGAAGAAAGGCGGGTGACTATATCTCGAGCACGTATTTCGCTGGATTACCCGGCTAATTTTATGCTAATAGCCAGTATGAATCCTTGTCCTTGTGGGTATTATAATCACCCTGAAAAGGAATGTGTATGTGCGCCAGGTGTAGTACAGAGATACTTGAGCAAAGTAAGCGGTCCTTTGCTAGATAGAATTGATCTGCACGTAGAAGTAACACCGGTATCCTTCGATGAAATGACTGCCAATCGAAAAACGGAAAGCAGTGAAGACATCAGGACTCGAGTAATTAAAGCTCGTGAAAGACAGATCCAGAGGTTTGAAGATAAGCAGCACATCCATTGCAATGCCATGATGCCTTCCCAAATGGTGAAAGACGTCTGCGAAATAAACGAAGCAGGCCGCAAACTGCTTAAAACAGCCATGGAAAAGCTTGGCCTTTCCGCTCGCGCCTATGACCGCATCCTAAAAGTATCCCGCACCATAGCCGACCTTGCCGATGCTGACCAGATAAGAATAGAACATTTAGCCGAAGCTATCCAATACCGTAGTCTGGATAGAGAGGGATGGGCTGGGTAG
- a CDS encoding EVE domain-containing protein, with protein MDREVKYWMLVASKDHVKNGIEQGIAQACHGKVAPLKRMRTGDFVIYYSGKLSFGKPEKCQEFTALGKVIDDEIYQFQVSEDFCPSRRNIEFFTTDDVSILPLIDDLHFIQNKQKWGYPFRFGFFEVNKHDFDLISSKMLHQQYA; from the coding sequence ATGGACAGAGAAGTTAAATATTGGATGCTGGTGGCATCTAAAGATCATGTGAAAAATGGCATTGAGCAAGGTATTGCTCAGGCCTGTCATGGTAAGGTGGCGCCGCTTAAAAGAATGCGTACCGGAGATTTTGTGATTTACTATTCTGGAAAGCTGAGTTTTGGTAAACCCGAAAAGTGTCAGGAATTTACAGCGTTAGGCAAAGTGATTGATGATGAAATATATCAATTTCAAGTGTCTGAAGATTTTTGCCCATCCAGACGTAATATAGAGTTTTTTACAACGGATGATGTTTCAATTCTCCCGTTGATTGATGATCTTCATTTCATTCAGAATAAACAAAAATGGGGATATCCGTTTCGTTTTGGATTTTTTGAGGTCAATAAACATGATTTTGACTTAATTTCGTCAAAAATGCTTCATCAACAATATGCCTAA
- the lpcA gene encoding D-sedoheptulose 7-phosphate isomerase, producing the protein MTNVQLIKQELLQASDVLEDFVTDASNIQKIEEAAALFAESFKKGGKAISCGNGGSHCDAMHFAEELTGRYRDDRKPLPAVAVSDPSHISCVSNDYGYEHVFSRFVEAMANENDVLLGISTSGKSKNIIEAAKVAKRKGAKVVALTGNGGGELGELADLEIRVPHYGYADRIQEIHIKVIHILIMLIEKQV; encoded by the coding sequence ATGACAAACGTACAGTTGATAAAGCAGGAGCTTTTGCAGGCTTCTGATGTGTTAGAAGATTTCGTAACAGATGCTTCTAATATTCAAAAGATAGAAGAGGCTGCAGCTCTTTTTGCTGAAAGCTTCAAAAAAGGAGGGAAAGCTATTTCTTGCGGTAATGGTGGGTCTCACTGTGACGCCATGCATTTCGCAGAGGAGCTTACAGGTAGGTATAGAGATGATAGAAAACCTTTGCCAGCTGTAGCAGTTTCAGATCCCAGTCATATTTCTTGTGTTAGTAATGACTATGGCTACGAGCACGTGTTTTCACGCTTTGTAGAGGCCATGGCCAATGAAAATGACGTACTGTTGGGTATTAGTACCAGCGGTAAATCTAAAAATATTATCGAAGCAGCCAAGGTAGCCAAAAGAAAAGGCGCCAAGGTAGTAGCCCTAACTGGCAACGGTGGTGGCGAGCTTGGAGAGCTAGCCGACCTGGAAATACGCGTGCCGCACTATGGTTATGCAGATAGAATACAGGAAATACATATCAAGGTGATTCACATTCTTATCATGCTTATAGAAAAACAGGTGTAA
- a CDS encoding type B 50S ribosomal protein L31: protein MKNDIHPEYREVVFYDTSSEHKFMTKSTMTSEETIQWEDGNEYPLIKVEVSSASHPFYTGKKLFVDTAGRVEKFNKKYKKK from the coding sequence ATGAAAAACGACATACATCCTGAGTACAGAGAGGTAGTTTTCTATGATACTTCTAGCGAACATAAGTTCATGACTAAGTCTACAATGACTTCTGAAGAAACTATTCAGTGGGAAGACGGAAACGAATACCCATTAATTAAAGTGGAAGTAAGCTCAGCTTCTCACCCATTCTACACTGGTAAAAAACTATTTGTGGATACTGCTGGTAGAGTTGAGAAATTCAACAAGAAATACAAAAAGAAGTAA
- a CDS encoding MmcQ/YjbR family DNA-binding protein — MTTFTTLGKIALSFPEVTVDPHFEKISFRVKNKIFATYDEKNARATLKLSEEKQSDFSAVNPAIYPVDNKWGQQGWTIVELSEVDEQLLSDVLVAAYCIVAPKKLGEQLGEG; from the coding sequence ATGACCACCTTCACAACTCTGGGAAAAATAGCTCTTTCCTTCCCGGAAGTTACTGTTGATCCTCACTTTGAGAAAATATCATTTAGAGTAAAGAATAAAATATTCGCCACTTATGATGAGAAAAACGCCAGAGCCACCCTGAAGCTATCTGAAGAAAAACAGAGCGATTTTTCAGCCGTTAATCCCGCTATTTATCCGGTAGATAATAAATGGGGACAACAAGGATGGACGATCGTTGAGTTAAGTGAGGTCGATGAGCAATTACTTAGTGATGTCCTGGTGGCTGCCTATTGTATAGTCGCTCCAAAGAAGCTTGGGGAGCAGTTGGGAGAGGGTTAG
- a CDS encoding GAF domain-containing protein, producing the protein MTNSVKYAITLGAISIMLSALIIYVERNMYSTNIKNQPYIALGEYLKNVSTKAHLWFEEAMSGDESIDVNRDVYDLLQKSITTLEAVIEGGETEVGTFTQTSDSESIKIINKSIEDIKRLKLSAEERWRFKTLDASSSTSEGEEAGGALDQKFDAAYEDLQNTYDRLTNHVKGVVKQDNEFLNILSWTSIVSMLIVFILSCFLLYKIQHKSEVLTADNARKLNEETTKIAAFSSFVQSIAEGNYDSHLEIKDELGAKLIDMRDRLSENSKNETQRSWSSTGLAQMGDILRTDYSKLSDLYDNILKFVIEYTHSNQGSLFLINDENNRNDQYLELVASYAYDRKKFLEKKVDIGVGLVGQSFLEGKTTYLLDFPENYINITSGLGKAPPNAIIIVPLKINEETYGILEMASFRKYEPHEIDLIEKFSESIASTVATVRTNQQTKILLEQTRQQTEEMRSQEEEMRQNMEELNSTQEEMSRKEKEYISRIAELEKQLNSKLV; encoded by the coding sequence ATGACTAATTCTGTTAAATACGCCATTACACTTGGAGCCATAAGCATTATGCTTTCTGCACTAATTATATATGTAGAAAGAAATATGTATTCAACCAATATTAAAAATCAACCCTACATCGCGTTAGGGGAATACCTTAAAAACGTCTCCACTAAAGCCCACCTGTGGTTTGAAGAAGCCATGTCTGGAGATGAAAGTATCGATGTAAATAGAGATGTTTATGACTTACTACAAAAATCAATCACCACACTTGAAGCCGTGATTGAAGGCGGCGAAACCGAAGTAGGCACATTTACACAAACATCTGACAGCGAGTCTATTAAAATCATTAACAAATCCATTGAAGATATTAAAAGACTAAAATTATCGGCAGAAGAAAGATGGAGATTCAAAACCTTGGATGCATCATCCTCTACTAGTGAAGGAGAGGAAGCCGGTGGGGCTTTAGATCAGAAATTTGATGCGGCGTATGAAGATCTTCAAAACACGTATGATCGCCTAACAAATCATGTAAAAGGAGTTGTTAAACAAGACAATGAATTCCTCAATATTCTATCCTGGACTTCTATTGTCTCAATGCTAATCGTATTTATTCTATCTTGTTTTTTGCTGTATAAGATACAACACAAATCTGAAGTATTAACCGCGGATAATGCAAGAAAACTCAATGAAGAAACCACCAAAATCGCAGCCTTTTCTTCTTTCGTGCAATCAATAGCAGAAGGCAATTATGATAGTCATCTGGAAATAAAAGATGAACTGGGCGCAAAATTAATAGATATGCGCGACAGACTCAGCGAAAACTCAAAAAACGAGACCCAGAGAAGCTGGTCATCAACAGGATTGGCTCAAATGGGCGATATATTAAGGACTGATTATTCAAAGCTTTCGGATCTATACGATAACATTTTAAAATTTGTAATTGAATATACCCATAGCAACCAGGGTTCACTATTCCTCATTAATGATGAAAACAACAGGAATGATCAATACCTGGAGCTTGTAGCTTCTTATGCGTATGACCGTAAGAAGTTTCTTGAGAAAAAAGTAGATATAGGCGTTGGTCTGGTTGGCCAAAGTTTTCTGGAAGGAAAAACCACTTACTTGCTTGATTTCCCTGAAAACTACATTAACATCACCTCTGGCTTAGGAAAAGCCCCTCCGAACGCCATTATCATAGTTCCATTAAAAATAAATGAAGAGACCTACGGTATTTTGGAGATGGCGTCCTTTCGAAAATATGAGCCTCATGAAATTGATCTCATTGAGAAATTCTCAGAGAGTATAGCTTCTACAGTAGCCACTGTAAGAACAAACCAGCAAACCAAGATCTTACTTGAGCAAACACGACAGCAAACGGAAGAAATGCGCAGTCAGGAAGAAGAAATGCGACAAAATATGGAGGAACTGAACAGTACTCAAGAGGAAATGTCGAGAAAAGAAAAGGAATACATTTCAAGAATTGCAGAGTTAGAAAAACAGCTTAATTCTAAATTGGTCTAA
- a CDS encoding TolB family protein, translating to MPYIHVSASKPISLMPELVPAGQLIHRGIFSNDLQEYYFTVSDTAFAKFDVLVSKYVDGTWHAAEPAFFNSDFSEHGMSFSPDGQTLVFSSTRPTGSDVSDTWHIWKSVKTEGSWGEPEYVEVTNLRDKLLSHPTLMPDGTMYFHASEPDYSNMHIYSSAFENGAYSEATKMTFEGLNAPGYCTPYVSADGRYLIFAAIGESLDLYYCEKNGDGVWSRPMPFPKSINENSQGNPYLTPDLKQLTYAVEKGQGQWEIMKVSTKGIIKH from the coding sequence ATGCCCTACATTCATGTTTCAGCCAGTAAACCCATTTCTTTAATGCCTGAGTTGGTGCCGGCGGGTCAACTTATTCACAGGGGAATATTCTCTAATGATCTTCAGGAGTATTATTTCACTGTTTCGGATACAGCTTTTGCAAAGTTCGATGTGTTGGTAAGTAAATATGTAGATGGCACTTGGCACGCTGCGGAGCCGGCTTTTTTTAATTCTGACTTTAGCGAACATGGCATGAGCTTTTCTCCTGATGGACAGACGCTTGTATTTAGCTCTACTCGACCTACTGGTTCTGATGTATCGGATACCTGGCATATTTGGAAAAGTGTAAAGACTGAGGGTAGCTGGGGTGAGCCTGAATATGTTGAGGTTACTAATCTGAGAGATAAATTGCTTTCTCACCCGACTTTAATGCCGGATGGCACCATGTATTTTCATGCCAGTGAGCCGGACTATTCTAATATGCATATCTATTCTTCTGCTTTCGAAAATGGAGCATATTCCGAAGCCACTAAGATGACTTTTGAAGGACTTAATGCCCCCGGGTATTGCACACCTTATGTTTCTGCTGATGGGAGATATCTGATTTTTGCCGCCATAGGAGAATCTTTGGATTTGTATTACTGTGAAAAAAATGGTGACGGCGTTTGGTCAAGGCCAATGCCTTTTCCGAAGAGCATTAATGAGAACAGTCAGGGGAACCCATACCTTACTCCTGACTTGAAGCAGCTGACCTATGCCGTTGAAAAGGGGCAAGGGCAATGGGAAATAATGAAAGTCAGTACCAAAGGAATTATTAAGCATTAA
- a CDS encoding GlmU family protein: MNVILFDHPTIRMSLLPFTFTRPVSEIRVGILTISEKWSKRLGTDISFATQDYLKDKYPLISQSKNLWINGAVCPDEALIETILALKEGNCLTYKGQLIAAVSEQLDLNDYSDLDELHYDSPITIIEHKWLIFKKNAEQIRQDFDLITHNRTSEDIIDPHTVIYGAENLFVEEGATVRASVINAEKGPVYIGKNSEICEGSLIRGAFALGEGAVVNMGAKLKGDSTIGPYCKVGGEISNSVIFGYSNKGHDGFIGNSVIGEWCNMGADTNTSNLKNNYAGVRLWDYGSESFADTGETFCGLMMGDHSKCGINTMFNTGTVVGVSCNIFGSGLPSNFIPSFSWGGSDGLSTYLPDKAHEVASRVLQRRSMIYDETERKILDRIFELTAKYRTWENE, encoded by the coding sequence ATGAATGTTATCCTTTTTGACCATCCTACCATCAGGATGTCGCTACTCCCCTTTACATTCACCAGACCAGTATCAGAAATAAGAGTAGGCATACTCACCATTTCTGAAAAGTGGTCTAAAAGACTAGGGACCGACATTTCCTTTGCTACTCAGGACTACCTGAAGGACAAATACCCGCTAATATCTCAGAGTAAAAATCTTTGGATAAATGGCGCAGTATGCCCTGATGAAGCACTAATAGAGACCATTTTAGCCTTAAAAGAAGGCAATTGCCTTACGTATAAAGGCCAGCTTATAGCGGCTGTTAGTGAGCAGCTAGATCTGAATGACTATTCAGATCTGGATGAGCTACACTATGACAGCCCCATAACCATCATTGAGCACAAGTGGCTTATTTTCAAAAAGAATGCTGAGCAAATCAGACAGGACTTTGATTTAATTACCCATAATAGAACCTCGGAAGACATCATTGACCCCCACACGGTAATTTATGGTGCAGAAAATCTCTTCGTAGAAGAGGGTGCCACGGTAAGGGCCTCAGTGATCAATGCTGAAAAAGGGCCTGTTTATATCGGTAAGAACTCTGAAATATGTGAAGGCTCCCTTATCAGAGGTGCTTTTGCTTTGGGTGAAGGTGCCGTTGTAAACATGGGAGCCAAATTAAAAGGCGATTCTACTATTGGTCCCTATTGTAAAGTGGGTGGTGAAATCAGCAACTCTGTGATATTTGGCTATAGCAATAAAGGCCATGATGGTTTTATTGGTAACAGCGTGATTGGCGAATGGTGCAATATGGGTGCCGATACCAACACGTCCAATCTTAAAAACAATTATGCAGGAGTAAGACTGTGGGATTATGGCTCAGAAAGCTTTGCTGACACTGGTGAAACCTTTTGCGGCCTTATGATGGGTGACCACTCTAAGTGTGGCATCAATACGATGTTTAACACGGGCACAGTGGTAGGCGTAAGCTGCAACATATTTGGTTCTGGCCTACCCAGCAACTTCATCCCATCATTTTCCTGGGGTGGATCCGACGGGCTCAGCACCTATCTACCTGATAAAGCACATGAGGTGGCCAGCAGAGTATTGCAACGCCGCAGCATGATTTATGACGAAACAGAAAGAAAAATTTTAGACAGGATATTTGAGCTTACTGCCAAATACCGTACCTGGGAAAACGAATAA
- a CDS encoding MarR family winged helix-turn-helix transcriptional regulator: MPKEIEFQFKSPNESPGYLLGQLTMLWQRKQKRVLDPLNITHTQFVLLAALGWLGKKSDVVTQVDIATQSNSDRMMVSKVLRTLEDKNFISRHEHPTDTRAKVIKLTDAGADILQQALSAVENADIEFFSVLGDKLPSFNKNMVYLTEENKED; encoded by the coding sequence ATGCCTAAAGAGATCGAATTTCAATTTAAAAGTCCTAATGAAAGTCCGGGCTATCTGCTGGGGCAGCTCACTATGCTATGGCAGCGCAAACAAAAAAGAGTGCTTGATCCATTGAACATCACGCACACACAGTTTGTGTTGCTGGCGGCGTTGGGCTGGCTTGGTAAAAAGAGTGATGTGGTTACTCAGGTGGACATTGCCACGCAAAGTAATTCTGATCGTATGATGGTATCTAAAGTGCTGAGGACTTTGGAAGATAAAAACTTTATAAGCAGGCATGAGCACCCTACAGATACAAGGGCCAAGGTAATAAAACTAACCGATGCGGGTGCCGATATTCTACAGCAAGCATTATCAGCAGTCGAGAATGCTGATATAGAATTTTTCTCTGTTTTAGGCGATAAATTGCCATCTTTTAACAAAAATATGGTTTATTTAACCGAGGAAAATAAAGAAGATTAA
- a CDS encoding ABC transporter ATP-binding protein: MKLFFRVFSYAHKLKVRAPQYVLFTFLSAGFSVINFAMLIPLLNVLFEQEAAQVYEKPNEFTLSLDAIDYFNYYFTEVIENHGKEGALIFVCLVLVVSVLLANVFRYLGAITSSKVRLDVVKNMRMDIYNKVSVMHLGFFSNERKGDLMSRITNDVQEVENSVLNSPKSLIREPVQIIFYFIALFTISYKLTLFTILILPISGGVLGYIVKKLKRKAVESQESLGRIVNILDETLGGIRIVKAFNALNYVRRKMDDETNYYKNVNLSYSYRKEMGSPVSEFLGVGIVTVILYYGGSLVLSDSTELKASEFIAYLAFFSQIISPAKAFSQAFSTVPKGLVSAERIFNIIDIKPAIISKPNAEILEQFENEVSFDHVDFAYDKDTKVLSDINFTITKGKTVALVGSSGGGKSTLADLIPRFYDVTGGSIKIDGKDIRDYDVESVRKHMGIVTQESILFNDTIFNNIAFGIEGAKMEDVINAAKIANAHNFIKEMEEGYDTNIGDRGMKLSGGQRQRISIARAVLKNPPILILDEATSALDSESERLVQEALSNLMQNRTSLVIAHRLSTIQHADEIIVIQQGKIIERGSHEQLLSQEGIYKKLNVMQNT; the protein is encoded by the coding sequence ATGAAACTATTCTTTAGAGTTTTTAGCTATGCGCATAAGTTAAAAGTACGTGCTCCACAGTACGTGCTATTTACATTTCTAAGCGCAGGTTTTAGTGTGATAAATTTTGCTATGCTTATTCCCTTGCTTAATGTTCTCTTTGAACAGGAAGCAGCTCAGGTGTATGAGAAGCCAAATGAGTTCACACTGTCGCTAGATGCAATTGATTATTTTAATTACTATTTCACAGAGGTAATAGAAAACCACGGGAAAGAAGGGGCATTGATTTTTGTCTGTTTGGTTCTGGTAGTTTCTGTACTATTGGCGAATGTGTTTAGGTATTTAGGAGCCATTACCAGCTCAAAGGTGAGGTTAGATGTGGTGAAGAATATGAGAATGGATATCTATAATAAGGTATCTGTAATGCATCTCGGTTTCTTTAGTAATGAAAGAAAGGGAGACTTAATGTCTCGTATTACAAATGATGTACAAGAGGTGGAAAATTCGGTGCTGAATAGTCCCAAATCTTTAATTCGAGAGCCTGTTCAGATCATTTTTTATTTTATAGCCTTATTTACTATTTCCTATAAACTCACACTTTTTACAATTCTTATATTACCCATTTCTGGTGGGGTGCTAGGATATATTGTGAAGAAGCTGAAAAGAAAGGCTGTAGAAAGTCAGGAATCTTTAGGGCGAATTGTGAATATTCTGGATGAAACTCTTGGTGGAATTCGAATTGTAAAGGCCTTTAACGCACTCAATTATGTAAGAAGGAAGATGGATGATGAGACTAATTATTATAAAAATGTCAATCTATCTTATTCCTACAGAAAAGAAATGGGGTCGCCGGTTTCTGAGTTTTTAGGAGTCGGTATTGTTACGGTAATTTTATATTATGGTGGGTCCCTGGTTTTATCAGATTCTACCGAGTTAAAAGCTAGTGAGTTTATTGCTTACCTTGCCTTTTTCTCACAGATTATATCGCCAGCTAAGGCATTTTCTCAGGCATTTTCTACTGTGCCAAAAGGCCTTGTGTCTGCCGAGAGAATTTTCAACATCATTGATATTAAACCTGCCATTATCAGCAAGCCAAACGCTGAGATACTAGAGCAGTTTGAGAATGAGGTGAGCTTCGATCATGTCGACTTTGCATACGATAAGGATACCAAGGTTCTTTCAGATATCAACTTCACCATTACTAAAGGTAAAACAGTGGCTTTGGTAGGCTCTTCAGGAGGCGGTAAGTCTACCTTGGCAGATCTTATCCCCAGGTTTTACGACGTAACTGGTGGTAGCATAAAAATTGACGGAAAAGACATTCGTGATTATGATGTTGAATCTGTTAGAAAGCACATGGGTATTGTAACACAGGAATCTATTCTGTTTAATGATACTATTTTCAATAATATAGCTTTCGGTATTGAAGGGGCGAAAATGGAGGATGTAATCAATGCCGCAAAAATTGCCAACGCCCATAATTTTATCAAAGAAATGGAAGAAGGCTATGATACTAATATCGGTGATCGTGGTATGAAGCTTTCAGGTGGACAAAGGCAGAGAATAAGTATAGCCAGAGCGGTATTGAAAAATCCGCCTATTTTGATACTTGATGAGGCTACCTCGGCATTAGATTCAGAGTCTGAAAGACTGGTGCAGGAAGCGCTTTCTAACCTTATGCAGAACAGAACTTCATTGGTAATAGCCCATAGATTGAGCACTATTCAACATGCTGATGAGATTATTGTTATACAACAAGGGAAAATCATTGAGCGGGGTTCTCATGAGCAATTATTGAGTCAGGAAGGCATCTACAAAAAGCTAAACGTGATGCAGAATACTTGA
- a CDS encoding VOC family protein: MRQLTFASLQVKDLEASKDFYTNQLGFEVGSSNPQAYVFKYKEGEASFAIRTPLEPIEGKEVGVGSALWFAVDEDVEVLKKDLAGKGVSTAGPIIETPFGRAFHVKDLDGYKLTFLEVK; this comes from the coding sequence ATGAGACAATTAACATTTGCATCATTACAAGTGAAGGATTTGGAGGCATCTAAAGATTTTTACACTAATCAGTTAGGCTTTGAGGTAGGAAGTAGTAATCCTCAGGCTTATGTTTTTAAGTACAAGGAAGGGGAGGCTAGTTTTGCTATCCGAACACCACTGGAACCCATTGAAGGAAAAGAAGTAGGTGTGGGATCAGCTCTATGGTTTGCTGTAGATGAGGATGTGGAAGTGTTGAAGAAAGATTTGGCAGGAAAAGGTGTGAGCACTGCAGGCCCCATAATTGAAACGCCATTTGGTCGCGCTTTTCATGTAAAAGATCTGGATGGATATAAACTCACATTTTTGGAGGTTAAGTGA